Genomic window (Candidatus Omnitrophota bacterium):
TGCCTGTGCCGCGTTTGGAAAAGCGCAATTCCGGATTTGAATGGAATGGGTCACAGCCCGAAAGTATCGGCCGTGTGCGTTCCTTTTACGGGAATGCCGGTGTTTTGGTGCGGGCCTATGCCTATATCAGGGCCTTGGGCGGCGAGGGCCTGCGTGCGGTTTCCGAAAATGCTATTCTCAATGCCAATTATCTGAAGACCCTCTTGGAAAGACTCGGACTTCAGGCCGCGGGCAGCGGCGCTTGTATGCATGAGTTTGTGGTCTCCCTTTCTGCGCTCAAAGATTTGGGGATCAATGCCCTGGATGTGGCCAAGCGGCTCTTGGACTATGGCTTTCACGCGCCCACAATTTATTTTCCCTTAATTGTGCCCGAGGCCTTTATGTTGGAACCCACCGAGACCGAATCCAAACAGACTTTGGATGCGTTTGCCTTGGCCCTAAAACAAATACTGAAAGAGGCCCGGACGCAGCCGGAGCTGCTTCACGAGGCCCCTCATTCTACCCCGATTGGGCGCATGGACGAAGTGACGGCCGCGCGAAAGCCTGAGCTGTCCTGGCGTTCCGGGATTGCCAGCGGAGCCTATGCCTGCTGATGTGGCGACTCATCTTGGATTCAGCGCGAAGCGGACAGGAGAACATGGCCCTGGATGAGGCGTTGTGGCTGTCGTATAAGGAAGAGCCTGCCGGGCCTGTGTTGCGTTTCTATCAGTGGAGCTCCAGCACACTCACTTTGGGCCGTTTGCAAAAATTGGAGGACGTTAACGAGGAAGCCTGCAGGCAGTACGGAGTGAGTGCCTTGCGCCGGCCCACGGGCGGGGGCGAGGTGCTGCACGAGCGCGATCTGACCTTTTCCCTGGTCTTGCCCGTGGAGGGGAACGCCCTGCCCAAGGGCATCCTGGCTTCCTACCGGTTTTTGCATCAGGCCCTGGCCGCGGGGCTGCGGAATTTTGGTTTGGAGACGCGCATTTTTGAGCCCGAAACCGCCCGGCGCGCCAAGGGGGGGCCGGAGCCTTGCTTTACGAGTTGGTCGCGCCATGATTTAGTAGCTGAATTCGGAAAGGTGCTCGGCGGCGCCCAGCGGCGCGGCGGGGGAGTTCTCTTGCACCAGGGGACCTTGCAATTGTGGCCGGCGAGGATTCCGGTGCAGGAGCTGTTATCCAGGAAGATCGACGATGCTGCGCCGCGAGTGCAGCGCGGTCCGGATCTGAGTGAAGAGGAATTCAAAGCGTTGCCGCGCGTCCTTGCCGGTTCTGTCGCAGATGCGTTTAAAGTGCGAATGAGTTTGGGGGAGTTTCGTGCCGTGGAATTGCAGAGGGCCGAGAGCTTGCTGCGGGGAAAATATACCCAGAGAGAATGGTGTCTGTGCGAAGGATCTGAAGGAGTTTTGAAGTGAATATCCATGAATTTCAAGCCAAGAAAATATTTTCCGAGTTTGGCGTGCCGGTGCCTTTGGGTATGGTGGCGCGCGCCCCCGAGGCAGCGGGCAAGGCTTACCGGAGCTTGGGCCGGGGCCTTTGTTTGGTAAAGGCGCAGGTGCATGCCGGAGGCCGCGGTAAAGCAGGCGGGATCAAGATGGTGCATAGCGCTGAAGAGGCTCAGTCGGCAGCGGCTAGGCTTCTTGGCACGCGCCTGGTCACTCCTCAGACCGGCGCTGAGGGCCGGCCCGTCCGTCAGGTCTTGATTCAAAAAGGGAGTGATATCGAACGCGAGTTGTATGTGGGTATCACTTTGGATCGCGCGCAAGGATGTCCGGTGATGATAGCGAGCACCGAGGGCGGAATGGAAATTGAAGAAGTGGCTGCCAGGACACCGGAGAGGATCTATAAGGAACCGGTCGATGTGAACCGGGGGCTGGAAGCTTTTCGGGCGCGCCGTTTGGTGTTTCAGCTTGGATTAGGTGACCGCCTGCAAGAGGCCGTGGGTATTTTGCAGGGGTTGGCCCGCATATTCCTTGAATGTGATGCCAGTCTCCTAGAAGTCAATCCGTGGGCTGTGACACAGGACGGAAAGCTGTTGGCCTTGGACGGAAAGATCAACTTTGACGAAAGTGCCTTGGGCCGGCACCCCAAGCTGGCGAAGCTGCGGGACCTTTATCAGGAGCTTCCTGCCGAGGCTCAAGCACATAAGGCAGGACTGAGCTATGTTGGGCTGGACGGATCTGTGGGGTGTATGGTCAATGGCGCAGGACTTGCCATGGCCACCATGGACTTGATCAAGCTTCACGGAGGGTGGCCTGCCAATTTCCTGGATGTGGGCGGGGGCGCCACGCCTGAACAGGTGACCGAGGCCTTCCGCATTATTCTCAAAGACAAGAATGTGAAGGCCATCTTAGTCAATATTTTTGGCGGCATTGTAAAGTGCGATCTGATTGCCCAAGGAATTTTGCAGGCCACGGAGCGTGTCAAACCCAAGGTGCCTTTGGTGGTGCGGCTCGAAGGGACCAATGTAGAGGAAGGCCGGCGCTTGCTGGCGGAATCCCGGCTTTCCATTATCCCGGCCTCTGATTTAAATGAGGCGGCAAAGCTGGCAGTGGATGCATCCGGTAAATGAAGTTATCCCCAAAATAACAAACCCTGGGAATTCACAATGAGCATTTTAGTTAATAGCGAAACACGGTTAATCGTCCAGGGCATTAGCGGGGGCGCGGGACGGTTCCACACACGGAAAATGCTGGAGTACGGCACGCAGCTTGTGGGAGGCGTGGTTCCGGGCAAGGGCGGGGCCGTGATTGAGGGGGTGCCGGTTTTTAATACGGTGAGCGAAGCAGTGGATCAGACAGGGGCCAATGCTTCCGTCATTTATGTGCCGGCTCTGTGGGCTGCGGATGCGATTTTGGAAGCTGTGGACGCGGACCTGCCCTTAGTGGTGACTATTACGGAGGGAATCCCGGCCCTGGATATGGCGCGGGTGAAGCAGCGCCTTCGCGCGAGCCGAACGCGCATGGTGGGGCCCAATTGCCCGGGGGTAATCACTCCGGGGCAGTGCAAGATCGGAATTATGCCGGGCTATATCCACAAGCCCGGACGCGTAGGTGTGATTTCGCGAAGCGGCACGCTTACCTACGAAGCGGTCTGGCAACTTTCGACCCGGGATATCGGCCAATCCACTTGCGTGGGAATTGGCGGGGATCCGATTGTGGGGAGCAATTTTGTCGATGTGCTAGCCCTATTTGAGCGGGACGACGAAACGGATGTGGTGGTGATGATCGGCGAGATCGGAGGCAGCATGGAAGAGGAAGCCGCGGCCTTTGTGCGTGACCACATGTCCAAGCCCGTGGTGGGTTTTATTGCAGGCCAGACCGCGCCCAAGGAAAAGCGCATGGGGCACGCAGGCGCCGTGATTTCCGGGGGCAAGGGAACCGCCGCCGACAAAATCGACGCCCTGCGCGCGGCCGGGGTGGTGGTGTGTGAAAGCCCGGCCGGTATCGGAGAAACCGTCAGGGACAGGTCTCGCTAGCCCCTTTGATTGCAACGAGTTCCATGAGGTCCGTCCCCTTTGAAGAAACGCGAATTCTTCCTGGTCCTGCCCAAACAAGCTTCCCACCTGACACCGTTGCGTCTGACGCGAATGGAGATTTCCGGGGCCTTGGCCGACCTGGGGGCCCTTCTGCCGCTTGTACTTGCCTTGGTTGCCCTTAATCACGTGGATGTGACGCGTGTCTTTTTCTTGTTTGGCTTGGCGTATTTGGCTACTGGGATTTATTACCGCCTTCCTATTCCGGTCCAGCCCTTAAAGGTGATTTGCATTGTGGCTATTGCTACGCAGGCCACGCCTGCCATGATTTCCCTGGCCGCCTTTATGCATGGGTTGATTCTGCTGGCCCTGGTGGCCACAGGCATGATCGAAAAACTGGCCAGGATCATGACACGTCCGTTGGTGGTGGGTATTCAGATGACCGTGGGGCTGTTGCTTAGCTTTCATGCGATTCTCATTCTGGTTCCGCCTGTGACTGCGTATCGTCTGGGCCTGCCGCATTTTGGCGGGTGGAATCTCTACCCCGTATTTCATTCCACGAACATGCATCTCTTGGTTGGGGTCTTGGCCATTCTCTGGTTGTGGGCTTTGCAGCATAATAAACATGTGCCTGCAGCCATTGCTGTGCTCGCAGCCGGGCTAGCGGCCGGGTTCTTTTTATCCACGACACGGATCAGTGCGGACCCTGGTGTAGTGTTGCAGTGGTGGCAGAGTTTTAGCTGGGCGACTTTGGTGCATGTGGGTTGGATCATGGTCTTTCCGCAAATTTTGCTCAGTTTGGCGAATACGGTCTATGCTTCCTCTGATGCGGCGCACCGGGTGCACGGGCTTGCGGCAGAGCGGGTGAGTCCGCGCTCCTTTGCCACAAGCATTGGGTGCTTTAATACCGTGATTGGTTTGGGAGGGGGAGTGCCGGTATCGCACGGGGCCTCAGGCGTGATGTCGCATTATGTGTTTGGGGCGCGCACGGCAGCGGCTCCGGTCTTTATGGGATTCCTGTTTCTCTTTTTTTCTTTGGGACTGGGGCGGGAACGCAGCCTGGCAGTTCTGAGTCTGCTGCCTATGCCTGTTCTGGGGGCCTTGCTGCTCTTTGCCGGGCTCGCCATGCTCTCCTTCTGGAAAAACCTCCAGACCGGCTCCGAACGGGCAGTTGCCCTGACCGTGGTGGGGGTGGCGGTGCTTACCCAGGGACTGCCCTGGGCTCTCTTGGCTGGAATCTTCCTGGATCTGATTCTCAGAAAACAGGACATATAAGCAACTTAGGGGTGCCTGGCACCAGCTATCGCCCCTTGCCTTCCCCTAAATAGGTGCTATACTATTTATACTCTTTAGAAATAGAAGAGAAATCTCCTATCTGAGGTAGCCCAACCCATGCCCCGAATCTCGAAGCACCTTCGTAAGGGAGCAACTCTGCTCGCCTTGGAGGTGTTTTTATTCACTACCGTTTTTGCAGGTGGATTTTCCACACCCGAAGTGTACTCCAGGGGAGTGCACACGAGATCCTCACGCCCGGTGTCAGGCACTGGTGCCTGGCACCGGTGCCTGGCACCAGTGCCTGACACCGGGGTCTGGGTGCCGGCTAAACTGGGCCGGGTGGTGGAGGTCTACGAGGCCGCGGGAAGCGACAAGATGTTTTTCCACATCCAAGATGTGCACGCCCACCCTGAGGCGCAGCGCAACTCCGCGGCTATCCTCGAACATCTCCACCAACAGTACGGTCTCAGCCTTGTCACCGCGGAAGGCGCTTCCGAGCGCGTCGATCCTTCCATCCTTTCGGAATTCCCGGAACCCGGAGTGCGCCGGACAGCCGCTGATTTGTTTATGGACAATGGCGAACTCACAGGCGAGGAATACGCGGCTATTGTGCAGCAATTGCCGCTGGATATCTGGGGTATAGAGGAGCCGCCCCTCTATTACGTGAATGGCCTCTATTACCTGG
Coding sequences:
- the sucC gene encoding ADP-forming succinate--CoA ligase subunit beta encodes the protein MNIHEFQAKKIFSEFGVPVPLGMVARAPEAAGKAYRSLGRGLCLVKAQVHAGGRGKAGGIKMVHSAEEAQSAAARLLGTRLVTPQTGAEGRPVRQVLIQKGSDIERELYVGITLDRAQGCPVMIASTEGGMEIEEVAARTPERIYKEPVDVNRGLEAFRARRLVFQLGLGDRLQEAVGILQGLARIFLECDASLLEVNPWAVTQDGKLLALDGKINFDESALGRHPKLAKLRDLYQELPAEAQAHKAGLSYVGLDGSVGCMVNGAGLAMATMDLIKLHGGWPANFLDVGGGATPEQVTEAFRIILKDKNVKAILVNIFGGIVKCDLIAQGILQATERVKPKVPLVVRLEGTNVEEGRRLLAESRLSIIPASDLNEAAKLAVDASGK
- the sucD gene encoding succinate--CoA ligase subunit alpha gives rise to the protein MSILVNSETRLIVQGISGGAGRFHTRKMLEYGTQLVGGVVPGKGGAVIEGVPVFNTVSEAVDQTGANASVIYVPALWAADAILEAVDADLPLVVTITEGIPALDMARVKQRLRASRTRMVGPNCPGVITPGQCKIGIMPGYIHKPGRVGVISRSGTLTYEAVWQLSTRDIGQSTCVGIGGDPIVGSNFVDVLALFERDDETDVVVMIGEIGGSMEEEAAAFVRDHMSKPVVGFIAGQTAPKEKRMGHAGAVISGGKGTAADKIDALRAAGVVVCESPAGIGETVRDRSR
- a CDS encoding lipoate--protein ligase family protein, with translation MWRLILDSARSGQENMALDEALWLSYKEEPAGPVLRFYQWSSSTLTLGRLQKLEDVNEEACRQYGVSALRRPTGGGEVLHERDLTFSLVLPVEGNALPKGILASYRFLHQALAAGLRNFGLETRIFEPETARRAKGGPEPCFTSWSRHDLVAEFGKVLGGAQRRGGGVLLHQGTLQLWPARIPVQELLSRKIDDAAPRVQRGPDLSEEEFKALPRVLAGSVADAFKVRMSLGEFRAVELQRAESLLRGKYTQREWCLCEGSEGVLK
- a CDS encoding putative sulfate/molybdate transporter, yielding MKKREFFLVLPKQASHLTPLRLTRMEISGALADLGALLPLVLALVALNHVDVTRVFFLFGLAYLATGIYYRLPIPVQPLKVICIVAIATQATPAMISLAAFMHGLILLALVATGMIEKLARIMTRPLVVGIQMTVGLLLSFHAILILVPPVTAYRLGLPHFGGWNLYPVFHSTNMHLLVGVLAILWLWALQHNKHVPAAIAVLAAGLAAGFFLSTTRISADPGVVLQWWQSFSWATLVHVGWIMVFPQILLSLANTVYASSDAAHRVHGLAAERVSPRSFATSIGCFNTVIGLGGGVPVSHGASGVMSHYVFGARTAAAPVFMGFLFLFFSLGLGRERSLAVLSLLPMPVLGALLLFAGLAMLSFWKNLQTGSERAVALTVVGVAVLTQGLPWALLAGIFLDLILRKQDI